From Nostoc flagelliforme CCNUN1, a single genomic window includes:
- a CDS encoding IS630 family transposase, translated as MNRLEKHLAPGKSVRYLCQDETRVGLKTLTGKVITASGVKPTVKVIWPRDNFWIYGAIEPKTCDHFLYEYPKLDGECFQQFLDWLSVQLGSDYAILQIDQAPAHTSSAIRWQEFIIQEFQPASAPELNPIERLWQLLKKPLKNQLFSSLQTLRVGVARRRHRIQEIFDQLTFEQVISVSSYNFILEALFYAASY; from the coding sequence CTGAATCGTCTAGAAAAACATCTAGCGCCCGGCAAGTCTGTTCGCTACCTGTGCCAGGATGAAACTAGGGTTGGACTCAAAACTCTTACAGGAAAAGTGATTACAGCTTCCGGAGTCAAGCCCACTGTTAAGGTGATATGGCCAAGAGATAACTTTTGGATTTATGGTGCAATTGAACCAAAGACTTGCGATCATTTCCTGTATGAATATCCAAAACTAGATGGTGAGTGTTTTCAACAGTTTTTGGACTGGCTATCTGTGCAATTAGGTAGTGATTACGCTATTTTACAGATTGATCAAGCACCTGCTCATACAAGTTCCGCAATTCGTTGGCAAGAATTTATTATTCAAGAGTTTCAACCAGCTTCAGCCCCGGAACTCAATCCCATTGAAAGGCTTTGGCAGCTCCTCAAGAAACCACTCAAAAATCAGCTTTTCTCTTCTTTACAAACTTTACGCGTAGGCGTAGCCCGCCGTAGGCATCGCATCCAAGAAATATTCGACCAACTTACTTTTGAGCAGGTAATTTCTGTCTCTTCTTACAACTTTATCCTGGAAGCTTTATTCTATGCAGCTTCATATTAA
- a CDS encoding sensor histidine kinase, protein MNFAYGERFVVVSDTAIRSNCSRKEIRRVIENLAINAVKYGAANTPITLTLEQIETHISLTIHNEGNPISSEAQSILFQQFRRTISAEDQTGWGLGLFLAKSIIEAHQGTIEVESAQGKGTSFIVKLPKLSY, encoded by the coding sequence TTGAACTTTGCTTATGGAGAGCGGTTTGTTGTAGTTTCTGATACTGCTATCAGGAGCAATTGCAGCCGTAAAGAGATACGACGGGTAATTGAAAACTTAGCTATTAACGCCGTGAAGTATGGTGCTGCTAATACACCAATTACACTCACGCTTGAACAAATTGAAACGCATATCAGCCTGACTATCCACAACGAAGGTAATCCGATTTCTTCAGAAGCTCAATCAATCTTATTTCAACAATTTCGTCGAACCATCTCTGCTGAGGATCAAACAGGATGGGGGTTAGGATTATTTTTAGCAAAGAGTATTATTGAGGCGCATCAAGGGACGATTGAAGTTGAAAGTGCCCAGGGTAAGGGAACAAGCTTTATCGTTAAGTTGCCTAAACTTTCCTATTAG